One genomic segment of Osmia bicornis bicornis chromosome 16, iOsmBic2.1, whole genome shotgun sequence includes these proteins:
- the LOC114879714 gene encoding uncharacterized protein C1orf50 homolog isoform X1, with protein MCIQYIDAARVLHHLSLSLVERNVEPQGLPLNDPEAVAKTSQQDLVALALEIQKADSFIKANACSKLQVIADQIKSLKKQAENILLETDWNMKLHHVACNFVKHPGHVYHLYQRETEQLYFSMLSPEEWGSSGPSQIYKGAYRLEQDHTWTPLHLTDKKNRELAMLAKLFSTHPTTASVVKSIDLNVDT; from the exons ATGTGTATCCAATACATTGATGCTGCACGTGTTTTGCATCATCTATCAT TATCTCTTGTGGAACGCAACGTTGAACCTCAAGGGCTTCCATTGAACGATCCTGAAGCTGTGGCTAAAACATCCCAACAAGATCTAGTAGCTTTAGCATTGGAAATACAGAAAGCTGACAGTTTTATTAAAGCTAACGCATGTAGCAAGCTGCAGGTAATCGCAGATCAAATAAAGTCCTTAAAAAAGCAGGCTGAGAACATTCTGTTAGAAACAGattggaatatgaaattaCATCATGTCGCTTGCAATTTTGTGAAACATCCTGGACATGTATATCATCTGTATCAACGAGAAACTGAACAACTCTATTTTTCTATGCTTAGCCCAGAA GAATGGGGCAGTTCGGGACCTTCTCAAATTTACAAAGGCGCATACAGATTAGAACAAGATCATACATGGACACCTTTACACTTGACCGATAAGAAAAACAGAGAATTGGCCATGTTGGCTAAACTTTTTTCTACTCATCCAACAACCGCTTCTGTCGTTAAAAGCATTGATTTAAACGTcgatacataa
- the LOC114879717 gene encoding importin-13 isoform X1 encodes MDYATVIDQAVKQFYAEGNNEVHSWLLRVQTSPEAWTFVWELLDSSKSMEAQFYGATTLHAKISKQWNEVPKNEYPALQERLLNFMKQPNTPKIVLSKLCQALACFVANTTALENEGKDKNIVDELMGMLSYDSFPMLELLLLTLSVLPAEIERRYEVRKPKLYELLFNGWCKTAWLLQQVFSMCNPNSQDCDHELHLLALECTLCWQKVGQLPLEPTGLIYPHLLIAAAYYAPSRELCGEETVKGWEVVQECLNIIVTHYELKKRPQTLWEWAQSLVTMARQYSGKYFCEILTAIGEAHSRIFLHALVEGENETQKWTAKTLIELLLECSEQEGRYPVDETRSCIPFGFWFALQDDLSTLDQPVENRALQTLKPVYARLAQALLRKSTLPSSPNEAGDAEERELFRRYRQDVADTLDYCYRVLGQDLLVLLGQRLSQTLDNSDKWTDVESTLHAFEALADSVGTEESHYIPALMDLILSHIPYDLYPGEVLACACSTMGAYAEWIGEHPDPWLERVLRIVTLGLTRGSVTAPFASMALKDLARECGQQLTPFAGTVLNTIEQTLPNVTPGCAEGLRMMYAAGKLLNTLPTVDEQLAHLDATLGMCIIKIRELLKQPCFVARGAVMNQLKMVTMFFSTLEGSIGKAVLDGLLPIFSQIVAHPEWGQDNFTLEEMYICAQKSLTSLLHPGVDARPLLTILRTSYKTWPHPAALDLLRQLVLLFGRDPDNVIGPVFAELSSITLSGVRACRSVRGNLSDWAELMEAYLGLLAQICKKNTGMLLKIPDQIPDMLQCGIDCLTLPETGTVKAAGNFLTHAIMQSPHLQTFIQPIGQQLVSVILQCIGGEVPRNNLEPHAEVLLALNKTCLEWTAQWLRIGFDKHSALFSVSQPQKEAFVRNVLRERIYKRMSDLLKDFSLQNLASANKLHITTCKQ; translated from the exons ATGGATTATGCAACTGTAATTGATCAAGCTGTGAAACAGTTTTATGCAGAAGGAAATAATGAGGTACATTCATGGCTTCTTCGGGTTCAAACCTCACCGGAAGCCTGGACTTTTGTTTGGGAGCTTCTTGACTCTTCTAAG TCAATGGAAGCGCAATTCTATGGAGCTACCACGTTACATGctaaaatttctaaacaaTGGAACGAAGTACCTAAGAATGAATATCCCGCCCTCCAGGAACGTTTACttaattttatgaaacaaCCAAACACTCCGAAAATTGTCCTATCAAAACTTTGCCAAGCG TTAGCTTGTTTTGTAGCAAACACTACAGCGCTTGAAAATGAAGGAAaggataaaaatattgtagaCGAATTAATGGGAATGTTATCGTACGATTCTTTTCCCATGTTGGAATTACTTTTACTCACGCTTTCTGTGTTACCAGCAGAG ATTGAAAGAAGATACGAAGTAAGGAAACCCAAATtatatgaattattatttaacggTTGGTGCAAAACAGCCTGGCTTTTGCAACAAGTTTTTTCAATGTGCAACCCTAATTCCCAAGATTGCGATCATGAATTACATTTGTTGGCTTTGGAATGTACATTATGTTGGCAAAAGGTTGGTCAACTTCCTTTGGAACCGACAGGACTGATATATCCTCATTTACTGATAGCTGCAGCTTATTATGCACCGAGCAG GGAATTGTGCGGTGAGGAAACAGTGAAAGGTTGGGAAGTTGTTCAGGAATGCTTGAACATAATAGTGACCCATTATGAACTGAAAAAGAGACCGCAAACATTGTGGGAATGGGCACAGAGTCTGGTAACGATGGCAAGACAATACAGTGGAAAATACTTCTGTGAGATTCTCACCGCCATTGGGGAAGCTCATAGTAGAATATTTCTCCACGCTTTAGTGGAAGGTGAAAATGAGACACAAAAGTGGACTGCTAAAACCTTAATCGAATTACTGTTGGAATGTTCAGAACAAGAAGGAAGATATCCTGTAGACGAAACACGTAGTTGTATTCCATTTGGATTCTGGTTCGCTCTGCAAGATGATCTTTCGACCCTCGATCAGCCAGTCGAGAATCGCGCTTTACAAACCCTGAAGCCCGTGTACGCGCGGCTAGCTCAGGCATTGTTAAGAAAATCCACGCTCCCTTCGTCCCCCAACGAAGCGGGGGATGCGGAGGAACGCGAATTGTTCAGGCGCTACAGGCAAGACGTAGCGGACACTTTAGATTATTGTTACAGAGTATTAGGGCAAGATCTGTTAGTGCTTCTTGGCCAGAGGCTGAGTCAAACGTTAGACAATTCGGATAAATGGACGGACGTGGAATCAACGTTGCACGCCTTTGAAGCTCTAGCGGACAGCGTTGGTACAGAGGAATCGCATTACATTCCTGCACTGATGGATTTGATCCTTAGTCATATTCCGTATGATCTATATCCAGGAGAG GTATTGGCATGTGCATGCTCGACGATGGGAGCGTACGCTGAATGGATAGGAGAGCATCCAGATCCCTGGTTAGAAAGAGTACTGCGAATTGTAACTTTAGGCTTGACGAGAGGCTCGGTCACTGCGCCGTTTGCCAGCATGGCCTTGAAAGATTTAGCAAGAGAGTGCGGACAACAATTGACGCCTTTCGCGGGCACTGTTCTGAATACTATTGAACAAACGCTTCCAAACGTGACACCGGGATGCGCGGAAGGACTGCGGATGATGTACGCGGCtggtaaattattaaatacctTGCCCACCGTCGACGAGCAATTGGCTCATCTCGACGCGACGTTAGGCATGTGTATTATTAAGATACGAGAATTATTGAAGCAACCTTGCTTCGTGGCACGAGGTGCCGTGATGAATCAATTGAAAATGGTTACCATGTTCTTCTCCACGTTGGAGGGATCTATTGGAAAGGCTGTGTTAGACGGTTTACTGCCAATATTTAGTCAAATCGTTGCTCATCCCGAATGGGGCCAAGACAACTTCACGTTAGAAGAGATGTACATTTGTGCACAAAAGTCTTTAACGTCCTTGTTACATCCTGGGGTCGATGCTAGGCCGCTTCTAACCATCTTGAGAACTTCCTATAAAACTTGGCCTCATCCTGCCGCGTTGGATCTTCTACGACAGCTTGTGCTGTTGTTCGGTCGAGATCCGGATAACGTGATAGGACCAGTATTCGCGGAATTAAGCTCTATAACGTTGAGCGGCGTGAGAGCTTGCAGATCCGTTCGCGGCAATTTATCCGACTGGGCGGAACTGATGGAAGCTTACCTTGGATTGTTAGCCcaaatttgtaaaaagaaTACCGGCATGTTATTGAAAATTCCTGATCAGATTCCTGATATGTTACAGTGTG GAATCGACTGTTTAACGCTTCCAGAAACAGGGACAGTTAAAGCAGCTGGAAACTTCCTTACCCATGCCATCATGCAGAGTCCACATTTGCAAACGTTTATTCAACCAATTGGTCAACAACTGGTTTCTGTAATTTTGCAATGTATAG GTGGAGAGGTACCGAGAAACAACCTAGAACCTCATGCAGAAGTTCTATTAGCTTTAAATAAAACCTGCCTGGAATGGACAGCGCAATGGCTTCGAATTGGTTTTGACAAACATTCGGCATTATTTTCAGTTTCGCAGCCGCAAAAGGAAGCCTTTGTACGAAATGTTTTACGCGAACGAATTTACAAACGAATGAGTGACTTGTTGAAAGATTTCAGCCTTCAGAATTTAGCCTCGGCAAACAAATTACATATAACGACGTGCAAGCAATAA
- the LOC114879717 gene encoding importin-13 isoform X2: protein MGMLSYDSFPMLELLLLTLSVLPAEIERRYEVRKPKLYELLFNGWCKTAWLLQQVFSMCNPNSQDCDHELHLLALECTLCWQKVGQLPLEPTGLIYPHLLIAAAYYAPSRELCGEETVKGWEVVQECLNIIVTHYELKKRPQTLWEWAQSLVTMARQYSGKYFCEILTAIGEAHSRIFLHALVEGENETQKWTAKTLIELLLECSEQEGRYPVDETRSCIPFGFWFALQDDLSTLDQPVENRALQTLKPVYARLAQALLRKSTLPSSPNEAGDAEERELFRRYRQDVADTLDYCYRVLGQDLLVLLGQRLSQTLDNSDKWTDVESTLHAFEALADSVGTEESHYIPALMDLILSHIPYDLYPGEVLACACSTMGAYAEWIGEHPDPWLERVLRIVTLGLTRGSVTAPFASMALKDLARECGQQLTPFAGTVLNTIEQTLPNVTPGCAEGLRMMYAAGKLLNTLPTVDEQLAHLDATLGMCIIKIRELLKQPCFVARGAVMNQLKMVTMFFSTLEGSIGKAVLDGLLPIFSQIVAHPEWGQDNFTLEEMYICAQKSLTSLLHPGVDARPLLTILRTSYKTWPHPAALDLLRQLVLLFGRDPDNVIGPVFAELSSITLSGVRACRSVRGNLSDWAELMEAYLGLLAQICKKNTGMLLKIPDQIPDMLQCGIDCLTLPETGTVKAAGNFLTHAIMQSPHLQTFIQPIGQQLVSVILQCIGGEVPRNNLEPHAEVLLALNKTCLEWTAQWLRIGFDKHSALFSVSQPQKEAFVRNVLRERIYKRMSDLLKDFSLQNLASANKLHITTCKQ, encoded by the exons ATGGGAATGTTATCGTACGATTCTTTTCCCATGTTGGAATTACTTTTACTCACGCTTTCTGTGTTACCAGCAGAG ATTGAAAGAAGATACGAAGTAAGGAAACCCAAATtatatgaattattatttaacggTTGGTGCAAAACAGCCTGGCTTTTGCAACAAGTTTTTTCAATGTGCAACCCTAATTCCCAAGATTGCGATCATGAATTACATTTGTTGGCTTTGGAATGTACATTATGTTGGCAAAAGGTTGGTCAACTTCCTTTGGAACCGACAGGACTGATATATCCTCATTTACTGATAGCTGCAGCTTATTATGCACCGAGCAG GGAATTGTGCGGTGAGGAAACAGTGAAAGGTTGGGAAGTTGTTCAGGAATGCTTGAACATAATAGTGACCCATTATGAACTGAAAAAGAGACCGCAAACATTGTGGGAATGGGCACAGAGTCTGGTAACGATGGCAAGACAATACAGTGGAAAATACTTCTGTGAGATTCTCACCGCCATTGGGGAAGCTCATAGTAGAATATTTCTCCACGCTTTAGTGGAAGGTGAAAATGAGACACAAAAGTGGACTGCTAAAACCTTAATCGAATTACTGTTGGAATGTTCAGAACAAGAAGGAAGATATCCTGTAGACGAAACACGTAGTTGTATTCCATTTGGATTCTGGTTCGCTCTGCAAGATGATCTTTCGACCCTCGATCAGCCAGTCGAGAATCGCGCTTTACAAACCCTGAAGCCCGTGTACGCGCGGCTAGCTCAGGCATTGTTAAGAAAATCCACGCTCCCTTCGTCCCCCAACGAAGCGGGGGATGCGGAGGAACGCGAATTGTTCAGGCGCTACAGGCAAGACGTAGCGGACACTTTAGATTATTGTTACAGAGTATTAGGGCAAGATCTGTTAGTGCTTCTTGGCCAGAGGCTGAGTCAAACGTTAGACAATTCGGATAAATGGACGGACGTGGAATCAACGTTGCACGCCTTTGAAGCTCTAGCGGACAGCGTTGGTACAGAGGAATCGCATTACATTCCTGCACTGATGGATTTGATCCTTAGTCATATTCCGTATGATCTATATCCAGGAGAG GTATTGGCATGTGCATGCTCGACGATGGGAGCGTACGCTGAATGGATAGGAGAGCATCCAGATCCCTGGTTAGAAAGAGTACTGCGAATTGTAACTTTAGGCTTGACGAGAGGCTCGGTCACTGCGCCGTTTGCCAGCATGGCCTTGAAAGATTTAGCAAGAGAGTGCGGACAACAATTGACGCCTTTCGCGGGCACTGTTCTGAATACTATTGAACAAACGCTTCCAAACGTGACACCGGGATGCGCGGAAGGACTGCGGATGATGTACGCGGCtggtaaattattaaatacctTGCCCACCGTCGACGAGCAATTGGCTCATCTCGACGCGACGTTAGGCATGTGTATTATTAAGATACGAGAATTATTGAAGCAACCTTGCTTCGTGGCACGAGGTGCCGTGATGAATCAATTGAAAATGGTTACCATGTTCTTCTCCACGTTGGAGGGATCTATTGGAAAGGCTGTGTTAGACGGTTTACTGCCAATATTTAGTCAAATCGTTGCTCATCCCGAATGGGGCCAAGACAACTTCACGTTAGAAGAGATGTACATTTGTGCACAAAAGTCTTTAACGTCCTTGTTACATCCTGGGGTCGATGCTAGGCCGCTTCTAACCATCTTGAGAACTTCCTATAAAACTTGGCCTCATCCTGCCGCGTTGGATCTTCTACGACAGCTTGTGCTGTTGTTCGGTCGAGATCCGGATAACGTGATAGGACCAGTATTCGCGGAATTAAGCTCTATAACGTTGAGCGGCGTGAGAGCTTGCAGATCCGTTCGCGGCAATTTATCCGACTGGGCGGAACTGATGGAAGCTTACCTTGGATTGTTAGCCcaaatttgtaaaaagaaTACCGGCATGTTATTGAAAATTCCTGATCAGATTCCTGATATGTTACAGTGTG GAATCGACTGTTTAACGCTTCCAGAAACAGGGACAGTTAAAGCAGCTGGAAACTTCCTTACCCATGCCATCATGCAGAGTCCACATTTGCAAACGTTTATTCAACCAATTGGTCAACAACTGGTTTCTGTAATTTTGCAATGTATAG GTGGAGAGGTACCGAGAAACAACCTAGAACCTCATGCAGAAGTTCTATTAGCTTTAAATAAAACCTGCCTGGAATGGACAGCGCAATGGCTTCGAATTGGTTTTGACAAACATTCGGCATTATTTTCAGTTTCGCAGCCGCAAAAGGAAGCCTTTGTACGAAATGTTTTACGCGAACGAATTTACAAACGAATGAGTGACTTGTTGAAAGATTTCAGCCTTCAGAATTTAGCCTCGGCAAACAAATTACATATAACGACGTGCAAGCAATAA
- the LOC114879714 gene encoding uncharacterized protein C1orf50 homolog isoform X2, whose product MDNSDDMCSKVSLVERNVEPQGLPLNDPEAVAKTSQQDLVALALEIQKADSFIKANACSKLQVIADQIKSLKKQAENILLETDWNMKLHHVACNFVKHPGHVYHLYQRETEQLYFSMLSPEEWGSSGPSQIYKGAYRLEQDHTWTPLHLTDKKNRELAMLAKLFSTHPTTASVVKSIDLNVDT is encoded by the exons ATGGATAACTCTGATGACATGTGTAGTAAAG TATCTCTTGTGGAACGCAACGTTGAACCTCAAGGGCTTCCATTGAACGATCCTGAAGCTGTGGCTAAAACATCCCAACAAGATCTAGTAGCTTTAGCATTGGAAATACAGAAAGCTGACAGTTTTATTAAAGCTAACGCATGTAGCAAGCTGCAGGTAATCGCAGATCAAATAAAGTCCTTAAAAAAGCAGGCTGAGAACATTCTGTTAGAAACAGattggaatatgaaattaCATCATGTCGCTTGCAATTTTGTGAAACATCCTGGACATGTATATCATCTGTATCAACGAGAAACTGAACAACTCTATTTTTCTATGCTTAGCCCAGAA GAATGGGGCAGTTCGGGACCTTCTCAAATTTACAAAGGCGCATACAGATTAGAACAAGATCATACATGGACACCTTTACACTTGACCGATAAGAAAAACAGAGAATTGGCCATGTTGGCTAAACTTTTTTCTACTCATCCAACAACCGCTTCTGTCGTTAAAAGCATTGATTTAAACGTcgatacataa